The DNA window GTATTGTGATTAAGGATATGCTCAATTCCAATAGTCACTCCATATACGAGGTGTACAAAGAGGTACAGCGGCTTAATGAGGCAAAGAAACAGGAAGTTATGAAGAGTAAAGAATTCATATCGAATATTCAACCAAGAGCATTGCTACTAGAAGGAACGAAAGAACAAATAAATACATACGCGAGATATAAAGGTTTAGACGGCAAATCATTTCTCATTACCATATTAAGCAGAGAAAACAGTGATATTATTTTAGATCAGCTGCCAACGTTGGAGAATGAGGTGGAATCGTGGATCGAAAAGAAGAAGTAGGAATCGATCAGATTTTTCAAAAAATATCATCTAAAGATCTCATCGGTGCAGAACTTCAAGATAGTGAGCTCATATATAGCGTGATTGGATTCATCCCCTCCTGTGATTTTGTAGATAATGCGATGATCATAAGTAATCTTGCGTACTTACTATCGCAGAAGGGACTTAATACCTGCGTTGTTGATTTAAAAGTATTTTATCCGAATTTGTATCAATTCCTCGATGTTGAGCCAACTAAGAAAGCTACTGGTCTTATAAAAGTACTGAAGAGTGACAAGGTAGATTTTAGGGAAGAGCTGCAGAAGACGAAATACGAGCGTCTGTACCTGTTATCTCCTAGTCCGCAGGATTTAATTGAGGAATACTTCGATTTTGAATTTGAACATATAGAGCGAGTCATCTCAACGCTTAAGCACATGTTTGATATTGTACTGATTGATATTCCCAATAATCCACCGTTGGAGTTCTGTCTAGCAGCAATGAAATATTGTCACATTGGGTATTTCATGGCGACGGAACGAATGGAAGCAGTCAACAATATGGTGAAATTGCTGGATTATGCTAGTTCGGTTGGAATCAGTACGGCAAAATTCATGAGTGTCATTCTCATGAACCTACAGAGCATTGAATTCGACTATAAGGTTCTACAAGAAACCGGCTTCCAAATCTCGGCGGCATTTCCACTTGTCAAAGACGCGACCGCACGTGCCCACAAAGGAAAACTGTATGTGAAAGACAACCCGCTCCTAAATAAACATTTTAGAAAAGAGATGCACAAGCTAGCGGATCATCTCACTAAATTATAAAGGGGGATTGGGCTAATGCTGACACGCGGTAAAATAAGTGATATGCAGCAAAAGGTACTCCATCAGATTCACAAGAAAGAAAACATGGATGATCTAAAAAGTAAATATACAACGATAAGCTTCGAAGAAGTGTTGGAATTATGCCAGAAATATATTACCAAAATAACAACACATGCGTTTAGACGAGAGAATGATCCCGCTAGAAAACGTGAAATGACAAAAGCTTATATTAATGAATTTGTTGATTCCCAGAAGCCATCCGTTGATGGTTATCCCGATCTTCGCCTATTGAAGAGTGCGCTCACAGATGAGATTACGCATTATGGGCCCATAACAAAGGCGATGGAGGATCCGACAATCGATGAGATCAGAGCGAATGGGCCGGAGCAGATCTTCGTCGAAAGTGGAGGCAGAACACTTAAATGGGATCAGCATTTTACGGATCGCGAGCATATGGAGCGTATTATTTCCAAGCTTATCGGTGTGTCCAAGGTAAGGTTAACACCGAAGATTCCTATGGTGAATGCCAGAACAATTGAGGGATTTCGTGTGAATGCGACTCATGCAGAGATTTCACCGTATGATGTGCCCGCTTTTGTTATAAGAAAATTTAGTAAGAAAAAAATATCCCCTAAGATGCTTATTGAAAATGAGTCATTTACGGCAAATATGTATAAGCTCTTATCCCTCATACCTAGGTCCGACTTGTCTTGGATAACTGTAGGACCTACAGGAAGTGGAAAAACTACGCTAAATGAAATTCTCGTCAAAGAAATTAATCCTCTTTCTAGAATTATTACGATTGAAAATCCTTCCGAAATGCGACTCCTACAACGAGAAGATAACAACGAGCATGGTCGAATAATTAATGATGTCCTGCAATATGAATCTGTGTCCGAAGAGGATGATTCCAGCCCAGCCACGATGGAGAATCTGCTTATTAATGCAATGAGACAATCCCCTCACTGGATTGGTCCCGGGGAGCTTCGGACACCTGGTGAATTTGCAACAGCTTTACGCGCGGCACAGACGGGGCATTACTTCTTCTCCACGCTTCATGCCGAGGGAGATAAGGAAGCGATCTATCGTTTCCTAACGGCTTATCTCATGGTGTCGAACGAGCCGGCTGAGCTCGCGCTTCGAAATATTTGTAGTGCGGTGAAGTTTGTTATTTTTCAGGAAAAGCTAGCAGATGGTACGAGAAAGGTAACATCAATCTCTGAGATATTAGGAACAAATGGTTTAGAGCCATTGATTAATCAAATATATACCTTTGAATGTGAGGATGTACTGGAAGATCCGGATAACAGCAATAAAGTAGTTAAGATTGTCGGCAGACACAAGCGAGTAGGGAAGCTTTCCGAGCAAATCCAGCAGTCTATGCTAAAGTCTGGTATTAAGAAAAGTAGATTTGAATTCTTTACTACAGATCCAACAGAGGATGAAAAAGAGGTGTATGAATTCGATGAATACAGATTTATTCATTAGTCTACTTCTCGGCGTCGTGGGCTTCATACTCTTTAATACGATATTTGAAGTCAAGTTCTTTCAGGGCACGGTGACATTTTTTCTAGAAATGGTTGACACGCTGGCTGAATATTTAGGCAAATATAATACGAAACGTTATGTAGATCGGGTTAAGAGAGAACGAATCACGAAGAAGAAGGAAAATATTTATGCTAAATATAATCGGATGGTAGAAGGACTCATACTTGATTTTAATATGCCATTTACGTTGGAGAGTTTTACATCTTTATTGTGTATCTGCTTCGTAGCTATCGTCCTTGTGATTGTGCTCTTCATGAAGAGTATTACGCTATCCGTTGTCATCACTATATCGGTATTTATCGGGTTACTTACCTTCTTCGTCATGCAGTCTAGGTCGATCAAGGCGGAGAAGCTGGAGAACATCATGGATGCAGAGGATATTATTTGTCCGTTAGCTCGTGAGGGCGTACTTGTCGCCATTAAGAAGGTCATGGAGAGCGATGAATATATTCATGCTAATATACGTCCTTATTTTCAGCAATTTATTGATAACTGTGAGAGTAATGGCTACTCCTTCAAACAAGCTATCACGTTATTAAATCGTCAGCTTGGTCCTAAGTTTGATAATTTCACGAAGAAAGCCATCGTCTTCGAATATAACGAGCGAAGGGGGATGGCGGATATCTTCTTGGATATCGTTGACGAGAATGCGGTGCTTCGTGAAATTAACGGGAAGAAGGATCGGATTTTTCGGAAGATGAACCGAGATTTCATGCTAAAGACTTGTATTATCATTTTATTTTTCTTATATGCTCTAACCGTTCACGATTTCCGAGAATTCATGTTATATACGACTTTCGGCAAGATGATTAATACAATGATGATCACTGTCATCTGCCTAAGTTTTGCAAGGACCCAAGTACTACAAGGAAATCTAGGTGTGGGGGAGGGAGTGAAATGATTGCTCTATCCAAGCTTAGCACGATGCTTGCCATTATCTATTTGGTAAAAGTATTTCTCTATCCTTACTTTAAGGCGGTTAGTAGAAGTCAGAAGAAACGCGCACGTGTGTACATGAAGCAGCGAAAAAATGAATTAGCCAAACAAAAGTTTAATAAGCTAAAAAGAGATTTTGCCATGAGATACGTTACTCATTTCATAAGTGGGGCGGAGAAAAGGAGGCTTAAGAAAATTATTGATCGGCTGGATCTTACGATCAAGCCTGAGGAAATCCGAACGGATCAGCTCATGTACTCTATAGTTGCGGTTGTGATCACGCTAATTATGATCAAGGCAAATATAATCCTGGGCTGTGGCTCTGCGATATTTATTATTCTAGGCTGGCTATATCCGGTAAACGAGCTTGAGAAGAAAATCGATAAGAAGAATAAAAACATCTCGCATGATTTTCCGTCCTTTTACAGCATGGTGTACTACCAATATGCCAAATCAGTCAATATCCACTTAGCGGACGTGATTAAGGATTACATTCCTAATGCGAATCCTGATATTGCCGAGGAACTTGGCGTCATGCTCGATAATATCGACTATGGAGAAGAATTTGCTTTGAAGCAATTGAAGAAGCGAGTCCCGATGCATTATATTATCAAGTTTTGCGACATTATGGAGACCAGACTCAAAGGATATGACAACGTATCGCAAATGTCCTATCTCAAGAGCGAGATTGATAGTTTTCGAATTAGGACATTAGAAGATGAGTTGGAGAGTAGGCAACGAAGCAATTCAAGGATACAACTCATGTTAGTTGTTGTGCTATTTATTTATATCGTTATTTATTATTTGTTTACGATATTGGAAGCTATAAAGCTGTTCCAATAATAAAAACTAAGGAGGAAATAAGTATGAATAAACAAAAGGTAAAAGCTTTTATTAAGGATGAATCTGGAGATTTTAGTGTTAAGGGAATTGCGGTAACAATTGCAGTCATTTTAATTATAGGCTTTGCGGTTACTGTAATAACAGGTGGAGAATTTATAAAAACCGCAGTTGAGGCTGTATGGAACATGCTACTTGGAGGTTTACAAAATATGTTTGGCACAAGCACACCGTGAGGTGATTAATCTTGCAGGGGATAGCAAAAGCAATTCTGATCACCATAATTACCTCCATATGTATCCTCCTCTTTGTAAATTTGGCGTTCTTCTTTCCGTGGTATTTGACGCTAGTGACAGAGACCTACAGCGTGTCACAAATGGTCGCTAGTGACAATTACTTAACGAAAGACAACTATGAGACATCGATGGAAAGATTAGAAGAACGCCCTATTTTCAAAGATAAGAAGGACGAAATTGAATTGACGGTAATACATGATGATCCAGATGATCCACGGAAAACTAGCGCAGTTGAAGAGGATAACACTATAGATTATGAAGATGAATCTATACCTGACTCGGCTAAGCCATACTGGCAAAGGGGTAAACAGTTAAGAATAACAATTAACGCGGTATACCCTCTAACTGTGACGCTTTGGGGGAAAAAGTATGAGCGTGAAGTACCGGTATCTTTCTCCATGATAACTACAGGGCTAAAACATTATAAGGATCTACCCTATGACAAATATTAATAGGAAGGAATGGCAATGAGAAATATTGCAATTGGGATATTCTTGGTCGTTCTCCTTAGTATTCTCGTTGAGCCCTTGGTTGAACTTGCAGTTGTATTCAAGGAGAAACTACAAGTCAGTACTGCCCTTGCGAATGCATGCCGAGTGTCCAATGACAGAAGCCTGGAGTATGCGAGAATGACCAACCTCAGTGCGGAAATCGACGAAGACAAGTACAGAGAGTATTTTGAAACAGCTTTCGCGGATGCCATGAATGTGTCTCATCAATCTACTACCGGAAATACGATGACCTTTAGTTCACTTGATGGCAAGTATAACGACTTTATTGTTACGTTGGACTTCACTCCAATATTAAATGATGATGATCAGTATGTTACGGAAGTGAAGGCGAAAGCAGAATCGAAATACAAATTCAAAACGAAGTACATGAAATTAGCTGAAGCAGCTTACGAAGATGTGGATTTTCAAATTGTTTCTGATAAAGAATTCAAGATGTCTGTGAAGAATTGATGAGAGGATGCATCAGTTATGGACTATATATTGGTCTCTTTTCATTCTGGTAGTAATGACAACATAGATTTGAAAGTGCCTGTCTTCGTTACAATCGAAGAACTGCTCGCCATGCTCTCGGAAGCACTGAATCTAACGGTAAGCCATAGCAGTAAACTTCAAGCAGAGCCTTTAGGGAGAATACTGGATAACAGCCGAACTTTGGAACAAGAAGGCGTGTCACAAGGTGCGCTGTTGACCCTTGTCTGAGAAGGAGCGATCGTATGATAGGCAATATTCAAAACGGAGGATTGGTCCTAAAGACCGGAGAAGGGCTGTTACTAAGCGATATTAAGAACTATACAGGTTCATACTTGCTTCGTGCTGATGAATCAGATGTAACCGTGAGGCGAACAACCGGTATCTTGTGGTTCATGAATCATGTAGATGAATATGTGTATTACAGTGATCAAAAGCGGGGGCATGCAATTTTTAGAGTACAGTCGGATTTTCGCAGTGAAGAATTATTAATCGACAAGCCGTGCTATAAGCTATTGATCAATGAGGACTGGATGTATTACATCCATGAAAATGACCATAAACTTTACCGCAGTACCACGATAAAAGGTAATCATGAAACAAGACTCATAGATGAGCATGTGGATAGCTTCCTTATGCAAGATGGTCTTATGATTTATGCCACACCACAGGGGATTAAAACCTGCAAGGAAGACGGTACTTCAAGAGAAGTTATACATAATGCTGTAAGTTCCACGCTAATAAGAGTCGGTGATAAACTCGCTTTTGCAGATCGAAGAAATAATGGTGCCGTATCGATTCTTGATTTGAAGGATGGAGCTGTAGAAGTATTGGATAACATGGAAGCATCCAGCATGAATACAGATGGTACCTACCTATATTGTGCGAATAAATGTCATGCGAGCACGATCTACAGAATCGATCCGCAAAGTGGCCGAAGTATTCGGATATGTGGAGAAAGTGCCGATTACGTGCACGTCATCGAGGACCAGATCTACTATTGTAACAATCGGGAATGGTATAAACTCGCCCTCACTGGGGGAGAAACGATGAGAATCGATCTGTGAGGTGG is part of the Paenibacillus segetis genome and encodes:
- a CDS encoding ATPase, which encodes MDRKEEVGIDQIFQKISSKDLIGAELQDSELIYSVIGFIPSCDFVDNAMIISNLAYLLSQKGLNTCVVDLKVFYPNLYQFLDVEPTKKATGLIKVLKSDKVDFREELQKTKYERLYLLSPSPQDLIEEYFDFEFEHIERVISTLKHMFDIVLIDIPNNPPLEFCLAAMKYCHIGYFMATERMEAVNNMVKLLDYASSVGISTAKFMSVILMNLQSIEFDYKVLQETGFQISAAFPLVKDATARAHKGKLYVKDNPLLNKHFRKEMHKLADHLTKL
- a CDS encoding ATPase, T2SS/T4P/T4SS family; protein product: MLTRGKISDMQQKVLHQIHKKENMDDLKSKYTTISFEEVLELCQKYITKITTHAFRRENDPARKREMTKAYINEFVDSQKPSVDGYPDLRLLKSALTDEITHYGPITKAMEDPTIDEIRANGPEQIFVESGGRTLKWDQHFTDREHMERIISKLIGVSKVRLTPKIPMVNARTIEGFRVNATHAEISPYDVPAFVIRKFSKKKISPKMLIENESFTANMYKLLSLIPRSDLSWITVGPTGSGKTTLNEILVKEINPLSRIITIENPSEMRLLQREDNNEHGRIINDVLQYESVSEEDDSSPATMENLLINAMRQSPHWIGPGELRTPGEFATALRAAQTGHYFFSTLHAEGDKEAIYRFLTAYLMVSNEPAELALRNICSAVKFVIFQEKLADGTRKVTSISEILGTNGLEPLINQIYTFECEDVLEDPDNSNKVVKIVGRHKRVGKLSEQIQQSMLKSGIKKSRFEFFTTDPTEDEKEVYEFDEYRFIH
- a CDS encoding EsaB/YukD family protein; protein product: MDYILVSFHSGSNDNIDLKVPVFVTIEELLAMLSEALNLTVSHSSKLQAEPLGRILDNSRTLEQEGVSQGALLTLV
- a CDS encoding DUF5050 domain-containing protein; protein product: MIGNIQNGGLVLKTGEGLLLSDIKNYTGSYLLRADESDVTVRRTTGILWFMNHVDEYVYYSDQKRGHAIFRVQSDFRSEELLIDKPCYKLLINEDWMYYIHENDHKLYRSTTIKGNHETRLIDEHVDSFLMQDGLMIYATPQGIKTCKEDGTSREVIHNAVSSTLIRVGDKLAFADRRNNGAVSILDLKDGAVEVLDNMEASSMNTDGTYLYCANKCHASTIYRIDPQSGRSIRICGESADYVHVIEDQIYYCNNREWYKLALTGGETMRIDL